One Bradysia coprophila strain Holo2 chromosome IV unlocalized genomic scaffold, BU_Bcop_v1 contig_144, whole genome shotgun sequence DNA window includes the following coding sequences:
- the LOC119071152 gene encoding heat shock 70 kDa protein 4 isoform X1 encodes MSVIGIDFGNESCFVAAGLSGGIETLANDYSLRATPSCVAFAGKKRILGVAAKNQQVTNMKNTISDFKRLLGRKFNDPQVELESKFIPYRLEPRPDGGVGIRVNYLDEEQVFSPEQLTAMLFTKLKETSETALQAQVNDCVIACPIFFTNAERQALLNAANIADLNVLRLINETTAVALSYGFYKQDLPAADEKPRNVIFVDFGNASLQVSAVAFNKGKLKMICSAWDQIGGRDFDAILADKFAQDFQVKYKINAKTNPRAYLRLLSEVEKIKKQMSANSTKLPLNIECFMEEIDVHSSMARSEMEELCAHLLKRTEQTFMKCFSDSKLSPEDIYSVEVVGGSTRIPAVKALIEQIFHKPVNTTLNQDEAVSRGAALQCAILSPKVRAREFSVVDIQNYPVNISWDGESGQSGEMEVFSAFHAAPFSRLLTLYRREPFNMQITYSDPATFPDPVVGRWHVKDVKPNAAGESQEVKVKVRIDHNGILFISSASMVEKRETEAENGANEQNDATGEQMDCQEEEYRYDNNSNQQNIADSPTAPGWAQRVKGWFSSGTNDDPKNKEKKKKAAVKMIDLALEAKTHGFTIDELRKYHEEESRMIQNDRQEKERVDARNALEEFIYDMRDKLAEEGVLSSFVVDNDRQGICSQLNELENWLYEEGEDCDRDTYRNKLDHLQGLTDPIKARSLEFEYQPRDFDELGHCIQMARKAVLEYREGATKYNHLTETEILNLSESADRAQKWHDDQIGKFQRSPKTVDLPVKSSEIRHEIHTLSQCMNSVLNRPKPKPPTPPADQPAADNKQAKDEPTAEPTLSEDKMEVE; translated from the exons ATGTCTGTTATCGGTATCGATTTCGGCAACGAATCCTGCTTTGTTGCCGCTGGACTGTCGGGAGGCATTGAAACTTTGGCCAATGATTACAGTTTACGTGCAACACC GTCATGTGTCGCATTTGCTGGCAAAAAGCGAATTCTTGGCGTTGCGGCCAAAAATCAACAGGTcacaaatatgaaaaatacaatCAGTGACTTCAAACGATTGCTCGGCCGAAAATTCAACGATCCACAAGTGGAGCTCGAATCAAAGTTCATACCATACCGATTGGAACCGAGACCGGACGGTGGCGTCGGTATTCGCGTCAACTATTTGGATGAGGAGCAAGTTTTCTCGCCGGAACAATTGACCGCAATGCTCTTCACTAAACTAAAAGAGACGTCCGAAACAGCACTGCAGGCCCAAGTCAACGATTGTGTGATTGCTTGCCCAATATTCTTTACAAATGCTGAACGTCAGGCACTATTGAATGCTGCGAACATTGCCGATTTGAATGTGTTACGTTTGATTAACGAGACCACTGCCGTTGCCTTGTCATACGGCTTTTACAAACAGGATCTGCCCGCTGCGGATGAGAAACCGCGAAATGTTATTTTCGTCGATTTCGGCAATGCATCGTTGCAAGTGTCAGCTGTGGCCTTTAACAAGGGAAAACTAAAAATGATTTGTAGTGCCTGGGATCAAATTGGAGGACGTGATTTTGATGCTATCTTGGCGGATAAGTTTGCGCAAGATTTTCAAgtcaaatacaaaattaacGCTAAGACAAACCCGCGAGCTTATTTGCGATTACTGAGCGaagtagagaaaataaagaaacaaaTGTCGGCGAACAGCACGAAGCTACCACTGAACATTGAATGTTTTATGGAGGAAATTGATGTTCATTCCAGTATGGCTCGTTCGGAAATGGAAGAACTTTGTGCGCATCTACTGAAACGCACCGAGCAAACattcatgaaatgtttttcagaTTCAA AATTGTCACCAGAGGACATCTACTCTGTCGAAGTAGTGGGTGGCAGCACTCGCATTCCAGCTGTTAAGGCATTGATCGAACAAATATTTCACAAGCCCGTTAACACAACATTGAACCAAGATGAAGCCGTTTCACGCGGTGCTGCATTACAGTGTGCAATTTTGTCACCGAAAGTGCGTGCACGTGAATTCAGTGTCGTCGACATTCAAAACTATCCCGTTAACATTAGCTGGGACGGTGAAAGTGGTCAAAGTGGTGAAATGGAAGTATTTTCTGCATTCCATGCTGCGCCGTTTAGCCGCCTGCTGACATTATATCGACGAGAACCATTCAATATGCAAATTACCTATTCGGATCCGGCCACATTTCCCGATCCTGTCGTAG GTCGTTGGCACGTTAAAGATGTGAAACCGAATGCTGCTGGCGAATCTCAAGAAGTCAAAGTCAAAGTTCGCATCGATCACAATGGCATTCTATTCATTTCGAGTGCATCAATGGTGGAGAAAAGAGAAACTGAAGCTGAAAATGGAGCTAATGAGCAGAATGACGCTACTGGCGAACAAATGGATTGTCAAGAG GAAGAATATCGGTACGACAATAACAGTAATCAACAGAATATAGCTGACTCTCCGACGGCACCAGGGTGGGCTCAGCGGGTTAAGGGATGGTTTTCTTCG GGAACAAATGACGATCCCAAAAacaaggaaaagaaaaagaaggcCGCCGTCAAGATGATTGACCTTGCATTGGAAGCGAAGACACATGGCTTCACGATCGACGAATTACGTAAATACCACGAAGAGGag TCTCGAATGATACAAAACGATCGCCAAGAAAAGGAGCGTGTCGATGCACGCAATGCATTGGAAGAATTCATCTACGATATGCGTGACAAACTGGCCGAGGAGGGTGTTCTGTCCTCATTTGTCGTTGACAATGATCGTCAAGGTATCTGCTCGCAGCTGAACGAATTGGAAAATTGGCTGTATGAAGAAGGAGAAGATTGTGATCGTGACACATACCGCAACAAATTAGATCATTTACAAGGATTAACCGATCCGATAAAAGCCCGTAGTTTGGAATTCGAATATCAACCGCGTGATTTTGACGAATTAGGTCATTGCATACAAATGGCACGCAAAGCTGTCCTAGAGTATCGTGAGGGTGCAACGAAATACAATCATTTGACGGAAACGGAAATACTAAATCTATCCGAATCGGCTGACCGAGCACAAAAATGGCACGACGACCAAATAGGCAAATTTCAGCGATCGCCGAAAACGGTCGACCTGCCCGTCAAATCATCAGAGATTCGTCACGAAATTCATACGCTAAGTCAATGCATGAATTCTGTATTGAATCGaccaaaaccaaaaccaccaaCTCCACCAGCGGATCAACCAGCTGCCGATAACAAACAGGCTAAAGATGAACCAACAGCCGAACCGACACTAAGCGAAGATAAAATGGAAGTTGAGTAA
- the LOC119071309 gene encoding uncharacterized protein LOC119071309, with the protein MLLTVVYNESQYVAEYQDDYEKIKRPFELCDEGSKNKICKTTNIWRELLKNTDELFDDVHDFSREYAHDYIEEEETQQIGQKRNSQFKLTNLEQYDCRTTKNHGEQRTDSHPSYMGNVTCNYTANEAIKTWPQGWSCQPVEYRVKVLSRKVRDNDEDMSDNLKGCWLFRRIPMHKARALSKHTLDEDINGIPAHLKGCWKFEEKYIHVGCRLKYVG; encoded by the exons ATGCTGTTAACTGTAGTGTACAACGAATCGCAATATGTAGCTGAGTATCAAGATGATTATGAAAAGATCAAACGCCCGTTTGAATTATGCGACGAaggttccaaaaataaaatatgcaaaacaacaaacatatGGAG GGAACTGCTCAAAAATACCGACGAGCTATTTGACGATGTTCACGATTTTAGTCGTGAATACGCCCATGATTatattgaagaagaagaaactcAACAAATTggtcaaaaacgaaattctcaGTTCAAACTTACAAATCTGGAGCAGTACGACTGTCGTACTACG aaaaaccaTGGAGAACAACGAACGGACTCCCATCCAAG TTATATGGGAAACGTAACCTGTAATTACACGGCTAATGAAGCTATAAAAACATGGCCGCAAGGATGGAGCTGTCAGCCAGTGGAATATAGA GTTAAAGTACTGTCCAGAAAGGTTCGTGACAATGATGAAGATATGTCTGATAATTTAAAAGGCTGTTGGTTGTTCAGAAGGATACCAATGCATAAGGCTAGAGCACTATCCAAACATACACTTGACGAAGACATCAACGGCATACCAGCACATTTAAAGGGATGTTGGAAGTTCGAAGAAAAATACATTCATGTGGGATGTAGGTTAAAATACGTAGGATGA
- the LOC119071230 gene encoding probable tubulin polyglutamylase TTLL1 isoform X1 → MDVSKTTKLPVKEFEEENPCPEVVPANNHDRIKICFCTDLDKSVLLNNFEKRNWVSVNSEDDWNFYWAGTNTCRNIFSVDSGYRMHDNQIINHFPNHYELSRKDLLVKNIKRYRKDLERDGNLLAEKTDSVAGGTRYIHLDFVPTTFVLPADYNMFVEEYRKNPQSTWIMKPCGKSQGTGIFLINKLSKLKKWSREARNAFNPQITKESYVISRYIDNPLLIGGKKFDMRLYVLVTSFRPLKAYMFKLGFCRFCTVKYDTSVTELDNMYVHLTNVSVQKHGGEYNTLHGGKWSVQNLKLYLEGTRGSEITEKLFGNINWLIVHSLRAVAPVMATDRHCFECYGYDIIIDNTLKPWLVEVNASPSLTSTTVNDRILKYKLIDNILSVVLPPDGVPDVRWNKIPNPEALGNFELLIDEELAAQDDGNSNKDKSKGSAFSAHNRWK, encoded by the exons atggatgtttcaaaaacaacaaaattaccaGTTAAAGAATTCGAAGAAGAAAATCCATGTCCTGA AGTAGTTCCAGCTAACAATCATGAccgaattaaaatttgtttctgcACTGACCTGGACAAATCGGTTTTGCTGAATAACTTTGAAAAGCGAAATTGGGTTTCCGTGAACAGTGAAGATGACTGGAACTTTTATTGGGCAG GAACGAATACCTGTCGCAATATTTTCAGTGTTGATAGCGGATATCGAATGCATGACAATCA GATCATCAATCATTTTCCGAATCATTACGAATTGTCTCGCAAGGATTTGCTTGTTAAGAACATCAAAAGATACCGTAAAGATTTGGAGCGAGATGGAAATTTGTTAGCGGAAAAAACGGACAGTGTGGCTGGTGGGACTCGATATATTCATTTAGACTTTGTGCCGACCACTTTCGTTTTACCTGCGG ATTACAATATGTTCGTCGAAGAATATCGGAAAAATCCCCAATCCACCTGGATTATGAAACCATGCGGGAAATCCCAAGGAACTGGAATTTTTCTGATCAACAAATTGtcgaaactgaaaaaatgGTCACGCGAAGCTCGGAATGCTTTCAATCctcaaataacaaaagaaagcTATGTGATATCGAGATACATCGACAATCCATTGTTGATCGGTGGTAAAAAGTTCGACATGAGACTCTACGTGTTGGTTACATCTTTCCGACCACTGAAAGCGTACATGTTCAAGTTGGGGTTCTGTAGATTCTGTACTGTTAAATACGATACTTCCGTCACCGAACTCGACAATATGTACGTTCATCTCACAAATGTTAGCGTGCAGAAGCATGGG GGCGAATACAACACGTTACATGGCGGAAAGTGGAGCGTACAAAATCTGAAGCTTTACTTGGAAGGGACGAGAGGAAGTGAAATAACCGAAAAACTATTCGGAAATATCAATTGGCTTATCGTGCATTCGTTACGTGCAGTCGCTCCTGTAATGGCAACAGATCGCCATTGCTTCGAGTGCTACGGCTACGATATCATCATAGACAATACATTGAAACCATGGCTTGTCGAAGTAAATGCATCGCCATCACTAACGTCAACAACAGTGAACGATCGGATACTGAAATACAAATTAATCGATAACATATTGTCGGTTGTCTTACCTCCGGATGGTGTGCCAGA CGTCCGTTGGAATAAGATTCCGAATCCTGAAGCTCTTGGCAATTTCGAACTTTTAATAGATGAAGAATTAGCCGCACAGGATGATGGAAATAGCAATAAAGACAAATCGAAGGGGAGTGCTTTCAGCGCTCACAACCGGTGGAAATGA
- the LOC119071152 gene encoding heat shock 70 kDa protein 4 isoform X2 — protein sequence MSVIGIDFGNESCFVAAGLSGGIETLANDYSLRATPSCVAFAGKKRILGVAAKNQQVTNMKNTISDFKRLLGRKFNDPQVELESKFIPYRLEPRPDGGVGIRVNYLDEEQVFSPEQLTAMLFTKLKETSETALQAQVNDCVIACPIFFTNAERQALLNAANIADLNVLRLINETTAVALSYGFYKQDLPAADEKPRNVIFVDFGNASLQVSAVAFNKGKLKMICSAWDQIGGRDFDAILADKFAQDFQVKYKINAKTNPRAYLRLLSEVEKIKKQMSANSTKLPLNIECFMEEIDVHSSMARSEMEELCAHLLKRTEQTFMKCFSDSKLSPEDIYSVEVVGGSTRIPAVKALIEQIFHKPVNTTLNQDEAVSRGAALQCAILSPKVRAREFSVVDIQNYPVNISWDGESGQSGEMEVFSAFHAAPFSRLLTLYRREPFNMQITYSDPATFPDPVVGRWHVKDVKPNAAGESQEVKVKVRIDHNGILFISSASMVEKRETEAENGANEQNDATGEQMDCQEGTNDDPKNKEKKKKAAVKMIDLALEAKTHGFTIDELRKYHEEESRMIQNDRQEKERVDARNALEEFIYDMRDKLAEEGVLSSFVVDNDRQGICSQLNELENWLYEEGEDCDRDTYRNKLDHLQGLTDPIKARSLEFEYQPRDFDELGHCIQMARKAVLEYREGATKYNHLTETEILNLSESADRAQKWHDDQIGKFQRSPKTVDLPVKSSEIRHEIHTLSQCMNSVLNRPKPKPPTPPADQPAADNKQAKDEPTAEPTLSEDKMEVE from the exons ATGTCTGTTATCGGTATCGATTTCGGCAACGAATCCTGCTTTGTTGCCGCTGGACTGTCGGGAGGCATTGAAACTTTGGCCAATGATTACAGTTTACGTGCAACACC GTCATGTGTCGCATTTGCTGGCAAAAAGCGAATTCTTGGCGTTGCGGCCAAAAATCAACAGGTcacaaatatgaaaaatacaatCAGTGACTTCAAACGATTGCTCGGCCGAAAATTCAACGATCCACAAGTGGAGCTCGAATCAAAGTTCATACCATACCGATTGGAACCGAGACCGGACGGTGGCGTCGGTATTCGCGTCAACTATTTGGATGAGGAGCAAGTTTTCTCGCCGGAACAATTGACCGCAATGCTCTTCACTAAACTAAAAGAGACGTCCGAAACAGCACTGCAGGCCCAAGTCAACGATTGTGTGATTGCTTGCCCAATATTCTTTACAAATGCTGAACGTCAGGCACTATTGAATGCTGCGAACATTGCCGATTTGAATGTGTTACGTTTGATTAACGAGACCACTGCCGTTGCCTTGTCATACGGCTTTTACAAACAGGATCTGCCCGCTGCGGATGAGAAACCGCGAAATGTTATTTTCGTCGATTTCGGCAATGCATCGTTGCAAGTGTCAGCTGTGGCCTTTAACAAGGGAAAACTAAAAATGATTTGTAGTGCCTGGGATCAAATTGGAGGACGTGATTTTGATGCTATCTTGGCGGATAAGTTTGCGCAAGATTTTCAAgtcaaatacaaaattaacGCTAAGACAAACCCGCGAGCTTATTTGCGATTACTGAGCGaagtagagaaaataaagaaacaaaTGTCGGCGAACAGCACGAAGCTACCACTGAACATTGAATGTTTTATGGAGGAAATTGATGTTCATTCCAGTATGGCTCGTTCGGAAATGGAAGAACTTTGTGCGCATCTACTGAAACGCACCGAGCAAACattcatgaaatgtttttcagaTTCAA AATTGTCACCAGAGGACATCTACTCTGTCGAAGTAGTGGGTGGCAGCACTCGCATTCCAGCTGTTAAGGCATTGATCGAACAAATATTTCACAAGCCCGTTAACACAACATTGAACCAAGATGAAGCCGTTTCACGCGGTGCTGCATTACAGTGTGCAATTTTGTCACCGAAAGTGCGTGCACGTGAATTCAGTGTCGTCGACATTCAAAACTATCCCGTTAACATTAGCTGGGACGGTGAAAGTGGTCAAAGTGGTGAAATGGAAGTATTTTCTGCATTCCATGCTGCGCCGTTTAGCCGCCTGCTGACATTATATCGACGAGAACCATTCAATATGCAAATTACCTATTCGGATCCGGCCACATTTCCCGATCCTGTCGTAG GTCGTTGGCACGTTAAAGATGTGAAACCGAATGCTGCTGGCGAATCTCAAGAAGTCAAAGTCAAAGTTCGCATCGATCACAATGGCATTCTATTCATTTCGAGTGCATCAATGGTGGAGAAAAGAGAAACTGAAGCTGAAAATGGAGCTAATGAGCAGAATGACGCTACTGGCGAACAAATGGATTGTCAAGAG GGAACAAATGACGATCCCAAAAacaaggaaaagaaaaagaaggcCGCCGTCAAGATGATTGACCTTGCATTGGAAGCGAAGACACATGGCTTCACGATCGACGAATTACGTAAATACCACGAAGAGGag TCTCGAATGATACAAAACGATCGCCAAGAAAAGGAGCGTGTCGATGCACGCAATGCATTGGAAGAATTCATCTACGATATGCGTGACAAACTGGCCGAGGAGGGTGTTCTGTCCTCATTTGTCGTTGACAATGATCGTCAAGGTATCTGCTCGCAGCTGAACGAATTGGAAAATTGGCTGTATGAAGAAGGAGAAGATTGTGATCGTGACACATACCGCAACAAATTAGATCATTTACAAGGATTAACCGATCCGATAAAAGCCCGTAGTTTGGAATTCGAATATCAACCGCGTGATTTTGACGAATTAGGTCATTGCATACAAATGGCACGCAAAGCTGTCCTAGAGTATCGTGAGGGTGCAACGAAATACAATCATTTGACGGAAACGGAAATACTAAATCTATCCGAATCGGCTGACCGAGCACAAAAATGGCACGACGACCAAATAGGCAAATTTCAGCGATCGCCGAAAACGGTCGACCTGCCCGTCAAATCATCAGAGATTCGTCACGAAATTCATACGCTAAGTCAATGCATGAATTCTGTATTGAATCGaccaaaaccaaaaccaccaaCTCCACCAGCGGATCAACCAGCTGCCGATAACAAACAGGCTAAAGATGAACCAACAGCCGAACCGACACTAAGCGAAGATAAAATGGAAGTTGAGTAA
- the LOC119071230 gene encoding probable tubulin polyglutamylase TTLL1 isoform X2, which produces MAFSERKVTTNLAYMYGRVVPANNHDRIKICFCTDLDKSVLLNNFEKRNWVSVNSEDDWNFYWAGTNTCRNIFSVDSGYRMHDNQIINHFPNHYELSRKDLLVKNIKRYRKDLERDGNLLAEKTDSVAGGTRYIHLDFVPTTFVLPADYNMFVEEYRKNPQSTWIMKPCGKSQGTGIFLINKLSKLKKWSREARNAFNPQITKESYVISRYIDNPLLIGGKKFDMRLYVLVTSFRPLKAYMFKLGFCRFCTVKYDTSVTELDNMYVHLTNVSVQKHGGEYNTLHGGKWSVQNLKLYLEGTRGSEITEKLFGNINWLIVHSLRAVAPVMATDRHCFECYGYDIIIDNTLKPWLVEVNASPSLTSTTVNDRILKYKLIDNILSVVLPPDGVPDVRWNKIPNPEALGNFELLIDEELAAQDDGNSNKDKSKGSAFSAHNRWK; this is translated from the exons ATGGCATTTAGTGAGAGAAAAGTAACCACCAATCTAGCTTATATGTATGGGAG AGTAGTTCCAGCTAACAATCATGAccgaattaaaatttgtttctgcACTGACCTGGACAAATCGGTTTTGCTGAATAACTTTGAAAAGCGAAATTGGGTTTCCGTGAACAGTGAAGATGACTGGAACTTTTATTGGGCAG GAACGAATACCTGTCGCAATATTTTCAGTGTTGATAGCGGATATCGAATGCATGACAATCA GATCATCAATCATTTTCCGAATCATTACGAATTGTCTCGCAAGGATTTGCTTGTTAAGAACATCAAAAGATACCGTAAAGATTTGGAGCGAGATGGAAATTTGTTAGCGGAAAAAACGGACAGTGTGGCTGGTGGGACTCGATATATTCATTTAGACTTTGTGCCGACCACTTTCGTTTTACCTGCGG ATTACAATATGTTCGTCGAAGAATATCGGAAAAATCCCCAATCCACCTGGATTATGAAACCATGCGGGAAATCCCAAGGAACTGGAATTTTTCTGATCAACAAATTGtcgaaactgaaaaaatgGTCACGCGAAGCTCGGAATGCTTTCAATCctcaaataacaaaagaaagcTATGTGATATCGAGATACATCGACAATCCATTGTTGATCGGTGGTAAAAAGTTCGACATGAGACTCTACGTGTTGGTTACATCTTTCCGACCACTGAAAGCGTACATGTTCAAGTTGGGGTTCTGTAGATTCTGTACTGTTAAATACGATACTTCCGTCACCGAACTCGACAATATGTACGTTCATCTCACAAATGTTAGCGTGCAGAAGCATGGG GGCGAATACAACACGTTACATGGCGGAAAGTGGAGCGTACAAAATCTGAAGCTTTACTTGGAAGGGACGAGAGGAAGTGAAATAACCGAAAAACTATTCGGAAATATCAATTGGCTTATCGTGCATTCGTTACGTGCAGTCGCTCCTGTAATGGCAACAGATCGCCATTGCTTCGAGTGCTACGGCTACGATATCATCATAGACAATACATTGAAACCATGGCTTGTCGAAGTAAATGCATCGCCATCACTAACGTCAACAACAGTGAACGATCGGATACTGAAATACAAATTAATCGATAACATATTGTCGGTTGTCTTACCTCCGGATGGTGTGCCAGA CGTCCGTTGGAATAAGATTCCGAATCCTGAAGCTCTTGGCAATTTCGAACTTTTAATAGATGAAGAATTAGCCGCACAGGATGATGGAAATAGCAATAAAGACAAATCGAAGGGGAGTGCTTTCAGCGCTCACAACCGGTGGAAATGA
- the LOC119071344 gene encoding cytochrome b-c1 complex subunit 8, producing the protein MGKEFGHLAKVYGIVTYKLSPFEQRAFAGAISKGVPNMFRRFRSNVFTVAPPFIIGYLVYDYVESLHTKLTRKNPADFADDV; encoded by the exons ATGGGTAAAGAATTCGGTCATTTGGCCAAAGTTTATGGCATTGTCACCTACAAACTATCACCGTTCGAACAACGGGCGTTCGCTGGTGCCATCAGCAAAGGAGTGCCCAATATGTTCCGACGATTCCGTTCGAATGTTTTCACCGTTGCTCCTC CATTCATTATTGGATACTTGGTGTACGATTATGTCGAATCACTTCACACAAAGTTAACCCGTAAGAATCCAGCCGATTTTGCCGATGATGTTTAA
- the LOC119071330 gene encoding probable 39S ribosomal protein L23, mitochondrial, which yields MSTRWYPIYQRGNPQLRVFLPNFWLKLANKSGHKQPENVLQFVCSIQMTKYDVKNYLEKIYNIPVVEVRTRIELGKTKTDPVKGYVTKEDDSKIAYVTLPSDVKFKFPDLFPVDAEKKKQDDSKSLDQAKIAFKKYLDRNKSRPGTPSWFSL from the exons ATGTCAACTCGTTGGTATCCGATCTACCAAAGAGGGAATCCACAGTTACGGGTTTTCCTTCCCAACTTTTGGCTCAAGTTAGCCAACAAAAGTGGACATAAACAACCAGAAAATGTACTCCAATTCGTCTGTTCCATCCAAATGACCAAATACGATGTGAAAAACTATTTGGAGAAAATCTACAACATACCGGTCGTCGAAGTCAGAACTCGCATTGAACTGG gtaAAACCAAAACCGATCCAGTAAAGGGTTATGTCACTAAAGAGGACGACTCCAAAATCGCCTATGTAACATTG CCGAGTGatgttaaattcaaatttcccGACCTATTCCCTGTAGATGCTGAGAAGAAAAAGCAAGACGATTCAAAGTCACTCGATCAAGCAAAAATAGCATTCAAGAAGTACTTGGACAGAAATAAGAGCCGGCCGGGGACACCCAGTTGGTTTTCGTTGTAG